One window from the genome of Synechococcus sp. PROS-7-1 encodes:
- a CDS encoding rubredoxin: MSDESQAPDHVAAEDAESEAPQAPAEQTLAEATDPRTHRFECRSCGYVYDPDEGVKKLAIPSGTAFEDLDAASFRCPVCRSRVGAFRDIGPRSKASGFEENLNYGLGVNRLTPGQKNVLIFGGLLLGFAFFLSLYSLR, encoded by the coding sequence GTGAGCGACGAATCACAGGCCCCAGACCACGTTGCAGCTGAGGACGCCGAATCCGAAGCTCCCCAGGCGCCCGCCGAACAGACCCTCGCTGAAGCGACGGATCCGCGCACCCACCGCTTCGAATGCCGCAGCTGTGGCTACGTGTACGACCCCGACGAGGGGGTCAAGAAGCTGGCGATACCGAGTGGCACCGCCTTTGAAGATCTGGATGCAGCCAGCTTCCGATGCCCGGTTTGCCGCAGCAGGGTTGGTGCCTTCCGCGACATCGGCCCCCGCTCCAAGGCCAGTGGTTTCGAAGAGAACCTCAACTACGGCCTGGGCGTCAATCGCCTGACCCCGGGACAGAAGAATGTTCTGATCTTCGGTGGCCTGCTCCTCGGCTTTGCCTTTTTCCTTTCGCTGTACTCCCTGCGTTGA
- a CDS encoding NAD-dependent epimerase yields the protein MTTASESRPILITGAAGFIGAALAQRLLQRGERVIGLDNLNSYYDPALKQARLRQIEAVAPPEAWTFCHQALEAADALQELFARERPRVVVNLAAQAGVRYSLENPAAYIQSNLVGFGNILEGCRHHGVENLVYASSSSVYGGNRNLPFHEQQPVNHPVSLYAASKKANELMAHTYSHLYGLPATGLRFFTVYGPWGRPDMAPMLFAKAILAGEPIKVFNHGKMQRDFTFIDDIVEGVLRCCDKPATANPSFDALAPDPATAAAPHRVFNIGNSQPTELLRFIEVMEQALGREAIKDFQPMQPGDVVATAADTAALEAWVGFKPSTPIEDGVERFADWYRNVYSAQS from the coding sequence ATGACCACTGCCTCTGAGTCTCGTCCGATTCTGATTACCGGTGCTGCCGGTTTTATCGGTGCGGCCCTGGCGCAACGCCTGCTCCAGCGCGGCGAGAGGGTGATCGGCCTCGACAACCTCAACAGCTATTACGACCCTGCTCTCAAGCAGGCTCGCCTGCGGCAGATCGAGGCCGTGGCGCCCCCTGAGGCCTGGACGTTCTGCCATCAAGCGCTGGAAGCAGCGGACGCCTTGCAGGAGCTGTTTGCCCGGGAGAGGCCCCGGGTGGTGGTCAACCTGGCTGCCCAGGCAGGGGTGCGCTACTCCCTCGAGAATCCTGCGGCTTACATCCAGAGCAACCTGGTGGGCTTCGGCAACATCCTCGAAGGTTGCCGGCATCACGGGGTGGAGAACCTGGTGTATGCCTCAAGCAGTTCGGTGTATGGCGGCAACCGCAATCTCCCTTTCCATGAGCAGCAGCCGGTGAACCATCCGGTGAGTCTGTATGCCGCCAGCAAGAAGGCCAACGAGCTGATGGCGCACACCTACAGCCATCTGTACGGATTGCCGGCGACGGGACTGCGCTTTTTCACGGTGTATGGCCCCTGGGGCCGGCCGGACATGGCACCGATGTTGTTCGCCAAGGCGATCCTGGCGGGCGAGCCGATCAAGGTGTTCAACCACGGCAAGATGCAGCGCGATTTCACCTTCATCGACGACATCGTTGAGGGGGTGCTGCGCTGCTGCGACAAGCCGGCAACGGCCAATCCCAGCTTCGATGCCTTGGCTCCCGATCCAGCAACGGCGGCGGCGCCTCACCGGGTGTTCAATATCGGCAACAGTCAGCCCACAGAATTGCTGCGCTTTATTGAAGTGATGGAACAGGCCCTGGGGCGTGAGGCGATCAAGGATTTTCAGCCCATGCAGCCGGGAGATGTGGTGGCTACGGCAGCCGACACCGCGGCCCTGGAGGCCTGGGTGGGCTTCAAGCCTTCCACTCCAATTGAAGATGGTGTGGAGCGCTTTGCCGATTGGTACCGCAACGTTTACAGCGCTCAGTCGTAA
- a CDS encoding MlaD family protein yields the protein MRRSVREALVGFSLVGAIAGFAGTMLWLRGVRLGSETWTVQADFQNASGLADRSPVTFRGITVGTVRAIEVTPMAVRATIEINQDNLRLPLPVTATVSSASLLGGDSQVELITTGRPVPKNAPSPKAGNCKNSGVLCAGATIPGQSGASLTSVTTSLEQLLDQAQKSNLIPQLVESTKQFGTTSEDASKFLDTADVAAQNVDALVQQLRAEVSRAQPTIDNLNRATAEAASAAASINNLAKAFDNPETVGDLKQTVTNARKLTARIDAVGGDIEQLTDDRQFMQGLRSVMIGLGAFFDEVYPAKTGTSN from the coding sequence ATGCGCCGTAGTGTCCGCGAAGCCCTTGTCGGTTTTTCGCTCGTTGGAGCGATCGCCGGATTTGCCGGCACCATGCTTTGGCTTAGGGGGGTGCGTTTGGGCTCAGAAACCTGGACGGTTCAGGCGGATTTCCAGAATGCCAGTGGTCTGGCTGATCGCTCGCCTGTCACCTTCAGGGGAATCACTGTGGGGACGGTGCGAGCGATTGAAGTCACCCCCATGGCTGTTCGGGCCACCATTGAAATCAACCAGGACAACCTCAGGCTTCCCTTGCCAGTGACGGCCACTGTCTCTTCGGCCTCTCTGCTCGGGGGAGATTCTCAGGTGGAGCTCATCACCACAGGACGTCCGGTGCCCAAAAACGCGCCATCGCCGAAAGCGGGGAACTGCAAAAACAGTGGTGTGCTGTGCGCGGGTGCCACGATTCCCGGTCAGTCGGGAGCCAGCCTCACATCCGTGACCACCAGTTTGGAGCAGCTGCTCGATCAGGCACAGAAGTCCAACCTGATCCCCCAGCTTGTGGAGTCCACCAAACAGTTTGGAACGACCAGTGAGGACGCTTCCAAATTTCTCGACACTGCTGACGTGGCAGCCCAAAACGTGGATGCTCTCGTGCAACAACTGCGCGCTGAGGTGTCCCGTGCCCAGCCCACGATCGACAATCTCAACCGGGCCACTGCCGAAGCGGCGTCTGCCGCGGCCAGCATCAATAACCTCGCCAAGGCGTTTGATAACCCTGAAACGGTGGGTGATCTCAAGCAGACCGTCACCAACGCCAGGAAGCTGACGGCCCGCATTGATGCGGTGGGCGGAGACATCGAACAACTCACCGATGATCGCCAGTTCATGCAAGGCCTCCGCAGCGTGATGATCGGCCTCGGCGCCTTCTTTGATGAGGTGTACCCGGCCAAGACGGGCACATCGAACTAG
- a CDS encoding photosystem II reaction center protein L: MERNPNPNNLPVELNRTSLYLGLLVVFTTGILFSSYFFN; the protein is encoded by the coding sequence ATGGAGCGCAACCCCAACCCCAACAACCTGCCGGTTGAACTGAACCGCACAAGCCTCTATCTGGGCTTGTTGGTGGTGTTCACCACGGGCATCCTCTTCTCCAGCTACTTCTTCAACTGA
- a CDS encoding photosystem II reaction center protein J: MSGKKSGLPDGRIPDRLPDGRPAVAWRSRWTEGTLPLWLVATAGGMAVLFVVGLFFYGSYTGVGSA, from the coding sequence ATGAGTGGTAAGAAATCAGGTCTTCCTGACGGCCGTATTCCCGATCGTCTCCCCGATGGTCGTCCCGCTGTTGCCTGGCGTTCCCGTTGGACCGAAGGCACCCTGCCTCTCTGGCTGGTTGCCACTGCCGGCGGCATGGCTGTGTTGTTTGTCGTTGGCCTCTTCTTCTACGGCTCTTATACGGGTGTCGGTTCCGCTTGA
- the nuoB gene encoding NADH-quinone oxidoreductase subunit NuoB, producing MAGDSPSIQALRDLREASCSPVAGAADGVPTVTQDLSENVILTSLDDLHNWARLSSLWPLLYGTACCFIEFAALLGSRFDFDRFGLVPRSSPRQADLLIVAGTVTMKMAPALVRLYEQMPEPKYVIAMGACTITGGMFSADSTTAVRGVDKLIPVDLYMPGCPPRPEAIFDAVIKLRKKVANESVADRRQLKQTHRYCTVEHAMTPVEPIVTGAYLRAETQVAALQPGAGLPMPALETADAVQTSEPS from the coding sequence ATGGCCGGAGACTCCCCTTCCATTCAGGCGCTGCGCGATCTGCGCGAGGCCAGCTGCAGTCCCGTTGCTGGTGCTGCTGACGGCGTCCCCACGGTGACCCAGGACCTGAGTGAGAACGTGATCCTCACGAGCCTCGACGATCTCCACAACTGGGCCCGCTTGAGCAGCCTCTGGCCGCTTCTCTACGGCACAGCTTGCTGCTTCATTGAATTTGCGGCATTGCTTGGGTCTCGTTTCGATTTCGACCGTTTCGGGCTTGTGCCCCGCAGCTCGCCGCGCCAAGCCGACCTGCTCATCGTGGCCGGCACGGTGACGATGAAAATGGCTCCTGCCCTGGTGAGGCTCTACGAACAGATGCCTGAGCCGAAGTATGTGATTGCCATGGGCGCCTGCACCATCACCGGTGGAATGTTCAGTGCCGATTCCACAACGGCGGTGCGTGGCGTTGACAAGCTCATCCCCGTGGATCTCTACATGCCGGGTTGCCCCCCTCGCCCGGAAGCGATCTTTGATGCGGTGATCAAACTCAGAAAGAAGGTGGCCAACGAATCCGTCGCCGATCGTCGTCAGCTGAAGCAAACCCATCGGTATTGCACCGTTGAGCATGCGATGACCCCAGTGGAACCCATCGTGACGGGTGCCTATCTCCGTGCTGAAACCCAAGTGGCTGCGCTCCAGCCTGGCGCTGGCTTGCCCATGCCTGCCCTGGAAACCGCGGACGCTGTTCAAACCTCTGAGCCCTCATGA
- the psbE gene encoding cytochrome b559 subunit alpha — MAAGSTGERPFFEIITSIRYWVIHAITLPSIFLAGFLFVSTGLAYDAFGTPRPDAYFQATESKAPVVSQRYEGKSQLDDRLQ; from the coding sequence ATGGCCGCCGGCTCCACCGGGGAACGCCCGTTTTTCGAGATCATCACCAGCATCCGCTACTGGGTGATCCACGCCATCACACTGCCCTCCATCTTTTTGGCGGGTTTCCTGTTTGTGTCCACCGGCCTGGCCTACGACGCTTTCGGAACACCCCGTCCTGACGCCTACTTCCAGGCCACCGAAAGCAAAGCTCCGGTCGTGAGCCAGCGCTACGAGGGCAAGTCTCAACTCGACGACCGTCTGCAATAA
- the ndhC gene encoding photosynthetic/respiratory NAD(P)H-quinone oxidoreductase subunit C, whose translation MFVLPGYDAFLGFLLIAAAVPVLALVTNKLLAPRSQAGERQLTYESGMEPIGGAWIQFNIRYYMFALVFVIFDVETVFLYPWAVAFHRLGLLAFIEALIFIAILVVALAYAWRKGALEWS comes from the coding sequence ATGTTTGTGCTTCCGGGATACGACGCCTTCCTCGGCTTTCTGCTGATCGCAGCAGCCGTTCCTGTGCTGGCGTTGGTGACCAACAAACTGCTGGCGCCTCGAAGTCAGGCCGGAGAGCGACAGCTCACCTACGAATCCGGAATGGAGCCGATCGGCGGTGCCTGGATTCAGTTCAATATCCGCTACTACATGTTCGCGCTGGTCTTCGTGATCTTCGACGTGGAGACCGTGTTCCTATATCCCTGGGCAGTGGCCTTCCATCGCCTGGGCTTGCTGGCGTTCATCGAAGCTCTGATTTTTATCGCCATCCTTGTGGTGGCTCTCGCCTACGCCTGGCGCAAGGGCGCTCTGGAGTGGAGCTGA
- the psbF gene encoding cytochrome b559 subunit beta, whose translation MTQSPATSTPRNYPIFTVRWLAVHTLGVPTVFFLGALAAMQFIRR comes from the coding sequence ATGACCCAATCCCCCGCAACATCCACGCCGCGCAACTATCCGATCTTCACGGTGCGTTGGCTCGCCGTTCACACCTTGGGCGTTCCCACCGTGTTTTTCTTGGGCGCTCTGGCCGCCATGCAGTTCATCCGTCGTTGA
- a CDS encoding nucleotide sugar dehydrogenase has protein sequence MPVQRICCIGAGYVGGPTMAVIADRCPDIQVTVVDINQARIDAWNDADLSKLPVYEPGLDAVVGRARGRNLRFSTAVDEAIAAADMVFISVNTPTKTKGLGAGQASDLRWVEACARQVAKSAQGHTIVVEKSTLPVRTAEAVKAILSAAQQSDHEAPRSFAVLSNPEFLAEGTAVRDLESPDRVLIGGEHPEAIDALASVYGHWVPQERILRTNLWSSELSKLTANAFLAQRISSINSVAALCEATGADVREVARAIGTDSRIGPKFLNAGPGFGGSCFQKDILNLVYLCRHFGLPEVADYWESVVNLNSWQQHRIARTVVQKLFGTVTGKRLAILGFAFKADTNDTREAPAIRIAKDLLEEGAQLAIHDPKVEPEQIARDLGLPASEAPDAESGPTRASLSGEGTWWPSASVADALEGADAVLILTEWDQYRQLDWSDLAPRMRQPAWVFDARSVVSRDTIRAAGLQLWRVGDGDA, from the coding sequence ATGCCAGTGCAACGGATCTGCTGCATTGGTGCCGGCTATGTGGGCGGGCCCACCATGGCGGTGATCGCGGATCGCTGCCCCGACATTCAAGTCACCGTGGTGGACATTAACCAGGCGCGCATCGATGCCTGGAATGACGCCGACCTCAGCAAGCTGCCGGTGTACGAACCTGGCTTGGACGCCGTGGTGGGCCGCGCCCGGGGCCGCAATCTGCGCTTTTCCACGGCTGTGGATGAGGCCATCGCTGCGGCCGACATGGTGTTCATTTCCGTGAACACCCCCACCAAAACCAAAGGCCTGGGTGCTGGCCAGGCCAGTGATCTGCGCTGGGTTGAGGCCTGCGCTCGCCAGGTGGCCAAGTCCGCCCAGGGGCACACGATCGTGGTGGAGAAAAGCACCTTGCCGGTGCGCACCGCCGAGGCCGTGAAAGCCATCCTGTCGGCAGCGCAGCAATCCGATCACGAAGCTCCCCGCAGTTTTGCGGTGCTGTCCAACCCTGAATTCCTGGCTGAGGGCACCGCAGTTCGGGATCTTGAATCACCCGATCGCGTGTTGATCGGCGGCGAGCATCCAGAAGCGATTGATGCTCTGGCCTCCGTTTACGGCCATTGGGTCCCCCAGGAGCGCATCCTGCGCACCAATCTCTGGAGCAGTGAGCTCTCCAAGCTCACGGCCAATGCATTCCTGGCCCAGCGCATCAGTTCGATCAACTCCGTGGCAGCTCTCTGCGAAGCCACCGGCGCTGATGTGCGTGAGGTGGCCCGGGCGATCGGCACCGACAGTCGCATCGGTCCGAAGTTCCTCAATGCCGGCCCTGGCTTCGGGGGCAGCTGCTTCCAAAAAGACATTCTCAACCTGGTGTATCTCTGCCGCCATTTCGGCTTGCCGGAGGTGGCCGACTACTGGGAATCGGTGGTGAACCTGAACAGTTGGCAACAGCACCGCATCGCTCGCACGGTGGTGCAGAAGCTGTTCGGCACCGTGACCGGCAAGCGTCTGGCGATCCTCGGCTTTGCCTTCAAGGCCGACACCAACGACACCCGCGAAGCTCCTGCCATTCGCATCGCCAAGGATCTGCTGGAAGAAGGGGCGCAGCTGGCCATCCACGACCCGAAAGTGGAGCCCGAGCAGATCGCCCGCGATCTGGGCCTGCCCGCCAGCGAAGCCCCGGATGCCGAGTCCGGCCCCACCCGCGCTTCCCTTAGCGGCGAAGGCACCTGGTGGCCGAGCGCGTCTGTGGCCGATGCACTGGAGGGTGCTGATGCCGTGTTGATTCTCACGGAGTGGGACCAGTACCGGCAGCTCGACTGGTCTGATCTCGCCCCGCGCATGCGTCAGCCCGCCTGGGTGTTCGATGCTCGCTCAGTGGTGTCGCGGGACACGATCCGCGCGGCCGGCTTGCAGCTTTGGCGTGTGGGAGACGGTGACGCATGA
- the yvcK gene encoding uridine diphosphate-N-acetylglucosamine-binding protein YvcK, producing the protein MTSPPRRGNRQRIRAMQAERQRDLMLRSRRAMRWLQPGLVVKRWLLTSGIGLVLALLGAAVWADLQPIYWTLWAIQEALGWITRVMPRGITGPLVLLVGIGLLLWGQSRSFGSIQQALAPEKDTVLVDALRAKSRLNRGPNIVAIGGGTGLSTLLSGLKRYSSHITAIVTVADDGGSSGVLRRELGVQPPGDIRNCLAALSTEEPLLTRLFQYRFSSGTGLEGHSFGNLFLSALTAITGNLETAITASSRVLAVQGQVVPATNADVRLWAELEDGRRIEGESAIGKAPSPIVRLGCLPERPPALPRALEAISQADLILLGPGSLYTSLLPNLLVPELVTAIQRSRAPRLYICNLMTQPGETDGLDVSGHLRAIEAQLASLGINQRLFDAVLAQEAIADSPLIAHYRSRGADPVVCNRRQLMAEGYEVMEAPLQGSRPTATLRHDPRSLALAVMRYYRKHKRDLQSSASQQAAHQ; encoded by the coding sequence TTGACCAGTCCTCCACGCCGCGGAAACCGTCAACGCATCCGCGCGATGCAGGCGGAGCGGCAGCGCGATTTGATGCTGCGCTCCCGGCGTGCCATGCGCTGGCTGCAGCCCGGGCTGGTGGTGAAGCGTTGGCTGCTCACCTCGGGCATCGGACTGGTGCTAGCCCTGCTCGGTGCGGCCGTTTGGGCCGACCTTCAGCCGATTTACTGGACACTCTGGGCCATCCAGGAAGCCCTTGGCTGGATCACGCGCGTGATGCCCCGTGGAATCACCGGTCCGCTCGTGCTGCTCGTGGGGATCGGCCTGCTTCTTTGGGGCCAGAGCCGCAGCTTCGGTTCGATCCAGCAGGCTCTCGCTCCTGAAAAAGACACCGTTCTGGTGGACGCTCTGCGCGCTAAGAGCCGGCTGAACCGGGGACCCAACATCGTGGCCATCGGCGGTGGCACTGGGTTGTCCACTCTGCTCAGCGGTTTGAAGCGCTACAGCAGCCACATCACCGCCATCGTCACGGTGGCCGACGACGGAGGCAGCAGCGGTGTGCTGCGCCGCGAGCTTGGGGTGCAACCACCGGGCGACATCCGCAATTGCTTGGCTGCACTCTCCACTGAAGAACCACTGCTGACGCGCCTGTTTCAATACCGCTTCTCCTCGGGAACAGGACTGGAAGGCCACAGCTTCGGCAATCTCTTTCTCTCGGCACTGACAGCGATTACAGGCAATCTCGAAACGGCGATCACCGCCTCGAGCCGCGTGCTGGCCGTGCAGGGCCAGGTGGTACCGGCCACCAATGCCGATGTCCGGCTGTGGGCAGAACTGGAGGACGGGCGCCGCATCGAAGGGGAATCCGCCATCGGCAAGGCGCCGAGCCCGATCGTGCGTCTGGGTTGTTTGCCGGAGCGACCACCGGCTCTCCCGAGAGCTCTGGAGGCTATTTCCCAGGCAGATCTGATCCTGCTGGGCCCCGGGAGCCTGTACACATCACTGCTTCCGAATCTGCTGGTGCCCGAACTGGTGACAGCGATTCAACGCAGCCGTGCTCCAAGGCTCTACATCTGCAATCTGATGACCCAGCCCGGCGAAACCGATGGGCTCGATGTGAGCGGCCACCTGCGGGCGATCGAAGCGCAATTGGCCTCACTCGGCATCAATCAGCGGCTGTTCGACGCCGTGCTGGCTCAGGAAGCGATCGCGGATTCTCCTTTGATTGCTCACTACCGATCCAGAGGCGCTGACCCTGTTGTTTGCAACAGGCGGCAGTTGATGGCCGAAGGATATGAAGTGATGGAAGCCCCTCTTCAGGGCAGCAGACCCACGGCCACCCTGCGTCACGATCCACGCTCCTTGGCTCTGGCTGTGATGCGCTATTACCGCAAACACAAGAGAGATCTTCAGAGCTCAGCCAGCCAGCAAGCCGCTCATCAATAG
- a CDS encoding photosynthesis system II assembly factor Ycf48, which produces MFSLLKPLIQLVLVACIGFGLGGCVTTRVPVATSSPWQVVDLNTDANPLDVAFTSADHGFLVGSNRLILETNDGGSSWNERSLDLPDEENFRLLSIAFEGDDGWIAGQPGLLMHTTDGGQNWTRLFLDTKLPGEPYLITALGPDSAELATNVGAVYRTRDGGGSWEAEVSDAAGAVRDLRRSADGGYVSVSSLGNFYATWTPGQEVWQVHQRVSSQRLQSIGYQPDGNLWMVARGAQIRLNDNAQDPESWNKPIIPITNGYGYMDMAWSKDGAIWAGGGNGTLLVSRDGGDSWERDPESRQAPTNFNRFVFDDSEGQEHAFLLGERGLLLHWTAVS; this is translated from the coding sequence ATGTTTTCTCTGCTTAAACCCCTGATCCAGCTCGTGCTGGTGGCCTGCATCGGCTTCGGCCTCGGCGGCTGTGTCACCACCCGTGTTCCTGTGGCCACGAGCAGTCCCTGGCAGGTTGTGGATCTCAACACCGACGCCAATCCTCTGGATGTGGCCTTCACCAGTGCGGATCACGGCTTTCTTGTGGGCAGCAACCGCTTGATCCTTGAAACCAACGACGGCGGTTCCAGTTGGAACGAACGCAGCCTTGATCTCCCCGATGAGGAGAACTTCCGCCTGCTCAGCATTGCTTTTGAGGGAGACGACGGCTGGATCGCAGGCCAGCCTGGCCTGCTGATGCACACCACCGATGGCGGCCAGAACTGGACCCGCTTGTTCCTTGACACCAAGCTTCCTGGCGAGCCTTACCTGATCACCGCGCTGGGACCCGACAGCGCTGAACTGGCCACCAACGTTGGCGCGGTGTATCGCACCCGCGACGGCGGCGGCAGCTGGGAAGCGGAGGTGAGTGATGCAGCCGGTGCGGTGCGCGACCTGCGCCGCAGTGCTGACGGCGGCTACGTGAGTGTGAGCAGCCTGGGCAACTTCTACGCCACCTGGACTCCAGGACAGGAGGTGTGGCAGGTGCACCAGCGCGTGAGCAGCCAGAGGCTGCAAAGCATTGGTTACCAGCCGGATGGAAACCTGTGGATGGTGGCCCGGGGCGCTCAGATTCGTCTCAATGACAACGCTCAGGACCCCGAGAGCTGGAACAAGCCAATCATTCCCATCACCAACGGCTACGGCTACATGGACATGGCCTGGTCGAAGGATGGTGCCATCTGGGCCGGTGGCGGCAACGGCACCCTGCTGGTGAGCCGTGATGGAGGCGACAGCTGGGAGCGCGATCCCGAAAGCCGCCAGGCACCAACCAATTTCAATCGCTTCGTCTTCGACGACAGCGAGGGGCAGGAGCACGCGTTCCTGCTCGGAGAACGTGGCTTGCTGCTGCACTGGACGGCAGTGAGCTGA
- a CDS encoding NAD(P)H-quinone oxidoreductase subunit J, with amino-acid sequence MSTTPDKQVTDDAPVAVAPEPGPVSQWLSQQGFEHELLEPDHVGVEQIAVEALFLPVIAAALKSHGFDYLQCQGGYDEGPGERLVCFYHLLAMAEVTEGGADQVREVRLKVFLSRDGQPSVPSLYGLFRGADWQERETFDMFGIQFEGHPHPKRLLMPEDWTGWPLRKDYVQPDFYEMQDAY; translated from the coding sequence ATGAGCACCACTCCTGACAAGCAAGTGACTGATGACGCTCCTGTGGCCGTGGCCCCTGAGCCTGGCCCTGTCAGCCAATGGCTCAGCCAGCAGGGCTTCGAGCATGAGCTGCTCGAGCCCGATCATGTGGGCGTTGAGCAGATCGCTGTCGAGGCCCTGTTTCTGCCGGTGATCGCCGCGGCACTCAAGAGCCATGGGTTTGACTATCTGCAGTGCCAGGGCGGCTACGACGAAGGCCCCGGCGAGCGGCTGGTGTGCTTCTACCACCTGCTGGCCATGGCAGAAGTCACCGAAGGTGGCGCCGACCAGGTGCGTGAAGTGCGCTTGAAAGTGTTCTTGTCCCGAGACGGGCAGCCCAGCGTTCCCAGCCTCTACGGGCTGTTCCGAGGTGCCGACTGGCAGGAGAGGGAGACCTTCGACATGTTTGGCATTCAGTTCGAAGGCCATCCCCATCCCAAGCGCCTGCTCATGCCGGAAGACTGGACCGGCTGGCCCCTGCGCAAGGATTACGTCCAACCTGATTTCTACGAAATGCAGGACGCCTATTGA
- a CDS encoding ABC transporter ATP-binding protein yields the protein MSRPSATPATTQTPVVELRDLTMQWGPRPVLDRVSLTMKPGERIAVVGPSGAGKSTVLRLLAGLQLPTAGELRLFGEPQTYLRLDQRRPQDVRLVFQNPALLASLTVEENVGFLLTRLGRLKPAQIRERVKQCLEAVGLHEVADKYPGQLSGGMQKRVSFARALIDDPDREEGAMPLLLYDEPTAGLDPVASTRIEDLIVKTTTVARGCSVVVSHVHSTIERSAERIVMLYGGRFQWDGTVEEYRNSDNPYVVQFRTGNLRGPMQPSDH from the coding sequence ATGAGCCGGCCGAGCGCCACCCCAGCAACAACGCAGACGCCCGTGGTGGAGTTGCGCGACCTCACCATGCAATGGGGCCCTCGGCCCGTGCTCGATCGTGTGTCGCTCACGATGAAACCTGGCGAGCGGATTGCCGTTGTCGGCCCCTCCGGTGCCGGTAAGTCAACGGTGTTGCGCTTGCTTGCTGGTCTGCAGCTGCCAACGGCTGGTGAACTGCGCCTCTTCGGTGAACCGCAGACCTACCTGCGCCTCGACCAGCGTCGACCTCAGGATGTGCGACTGGTGTTTCAGAACCCAGCCCTGCTGGCCTCTCTCACGGTGGAGGAAAACGTCGGGTTTCTGCTGACACGCCTGGGTCGCCTGAAGCCAGCTCAGATCCGAGAACGGGTGAAGCAGTGCCTGGAAGCCGTCGGGCTTCATGAAGTGGCCGACAAGTACCCAGGCCAGCTGAGTGGCGGCATGCAGAAACGGGTGAGCTTCGCTCGGGCTTTGATCGATGATCCCGACCGTGAAGAGGGTGCGATGCCTCTTCTCCTTTACGACGAGCCCACAGCTGGCCTGGATCCGGTGGCGTCCACTCGGATTGAAGACCTCATTGTGAAAACCACCACCGTGGCGCGCGGCTGCTCGGTGGTGGTGAGTCACGTTCACAGCACGATCGAGCGCTCCGCTGAACGGATCGTGATGTTGTACGGCGGGCGCTTTCAGTGGGATGGAACCGTCGAGGAGTACCGCAATTCAGACAATCCTTACGTTGTTCAGTTCAGGACGGGTAATCTGCGCGGGCCGATGCAACCCTCCGACCATTAA